CAACTATTAGAATCAAATTTATCTTAATGATATCATATAACTTAGCACATATTTTAGCATAGTTACTAGAAAGAATGCTGATTCAAGAGGATTATTGAACAATAGGAGTATCATTTTTTATTCCTTTTTAAGTTCACCACTGATTCTTTTTTTGCATAAAAAAAGGAGATACACATCCCCTTTTCATTATGACTTTAATTATACTTTATCATAAAGTCCTTAATTTCTTTTATAAGAGTAACCTTATAATCTTCTTTATCAGGTTCCCCTCCTACAATTGATCCACGCTTTCTAATAACTCCAGTAATAAATAGATTTCTATATAGATGGTTATCACCTGTTCCAAACTGTCTCATATCTGTATATATAGCGATTATGGTTCTAGGTTTATCTTTTTGCATATCCATTAATGCTGCAAAATAGCCTACTTCCCCCATTACTCCTTCATCCATACTTTGTCCATCTATACAGCATATTAGTACATTTGATTCTTTTAGCCTTTCAAGATCAGCATCAGCAATCTTAATATCAGTAATTTCAGCATCATTATTCTTTTTATCATTAATGTCTTTATTTCTTTGAGGGACATAAAGTTCGAGACCTGTTTCTTTTTCGATCAGTGTCGCTATTTCTTCTGTCCATTGAAACATAGCAGCATTGAAAAAATGTGATGCAAAATATCCTTTCATAAGTACCCCTCCTAGATTAGGTTTTATGTTATCTCAATTTTATACATATATATATCAATAAATCAAGTTTTTCTAAAGAACAATTTTTAATTTTGTATAAGCAATTTGTCATCTATACAAATAGTTTTCATCTTTTCCTCTGATTTTTTGAGTTTTTTTCTAGCACGTTTGATTTTTTTAGGATACGGTTCTATTATATATCCCTGCTCCCCTGATTCAAAAGTCGTAGGCTGAAGTTCTCTCACATTATACATAAACTGTAATATTTTAAATGCTCTATCTAATTCCAATTTATAAAAGGATCTTAAATCTTTCAACGCAGATTCAGATATAACTTTTTCTTCATTGCTATTTAAACTATATATAAAATATAAAACTAACTCTTTTTTTATAAAGTTAAATCTTTCTTCCGTATTTTCAATGGTGCATGATTTTAATAAAATATTCTCAAGGTCTTCTTTCTTTACTTTAAAAGTCTTTAGACTTTCCAATAAAGTTAATTCTAATTGTATTTTTTTATGTTCAAAGTTTTTCTTGTTTAAAAGTAAATTTAAAAGTTTAGTTTTGCATCCTGTGTAGAATAATCTTTTATTCTGTTCACTCTTAAAATCAAGTATGCTCTGAACTTCTTTAGGGGTCATTTCATCTAAATTAAGCCTCAAGTTTTTAGCATAAGTAAAAGGATCCATAACTGACTTTTCCTTTTTCGCCTCATTATCTATGAAATCAAGAAAAAAACTCATTTCACTATCTTCTTGAACTATAGATTCATTATGTTTAATCTTTTCCATTAGTTTTTTCCTAGCGTTACCCATTGTTCGAGTACCTCCTATGTATGAAATGTTTTGTTTTTTTAACATAACACACGTTTTTAAGATAGCAATTCAGAACTCTTATTCTATTAAAATAATTTGATAGCATCTGTATAAAATGTTATTATCGTAATAAAATATAAAACAATGATATGACATAGATACTAGGGAGGTTAATCCTATGGGTATGAGTAAGGCTAAGAAGGCTTCTAAGGCAAGAAAAAGAGAGATAAGAGAGAGAATTAAAACAGAGCAAATACAGGCTAAAGAAAGAAGAATTATGAAGGCAGAAATCAATAGACGGTTTAATAATGGACAAAAAACATTCCACATTCCTGAAGATAATTATGCTTTTAATGATAGAATTGAAGATAAGGATTTTAAAATTTTGTCTGAATTGGCATGGAGAATGTTTTTTACTAAATTGGCTGAACTATCCTCAAAAAATTTTAATAAAATCACCGAAGATCCTTTTGCTTTATCAGAGCAATGTTTACAGGCTATGGGATATAAAAGAGATAAGATTGAATTAATACTAGAAACATTTAAAAAATATGGTGGACATGATGATATGGAAGTTATGCTCAATGTTTACACTATACTATACAGCAATGAATCAAATGAAAATCATTTAGAATACATTTAAAAAAGCCTTGGGGTGTCCCAAGACTTTTTTTATGCTTTGAAATTATATAAAGGTCTAATGATATCTATAATATCAATTGTTTCCTTCGTATTCTCTATAATTTCGTCAATAGGTTTATATGCCATAGGTGCCTCGTCAATAGTTGATTGATTAACAGAAGTAGAATAGATTCCTTTCATGGTTTCTTGATATTCTTCTAGGCTGAATAATTCTTTACTATGACCTCTTGAATACAATCTCCCTGCTCCATGAGGTGCTGAATAATTCCACTCTTCATTACCTTTCCCAACTGCAAGAATAGAACCGTCCCTCATATTAATCGGAATAAGCACTTTCTCACCTTTTTTAGCGGATATAGCCCCTTTTCTGATAAGATTATCTTCATAACTAATATAATTATGAATTGTAGTAAAACTTTCTAATTCATCAAAATCTAATCCTAAAAACTCCACAATTCTCTTTGCCATGGAGATTCTATTTTCAACTGCGAATTTTTGTGCGAACTCCATATCTCTCTTATATTGTTCTGCTAATTCTCCCTCTAAAAAAGATAAGTTTTTTGGTACTTTATAAACTTCCATTATCTTTTGATATTCTTCTTTGGTCGATTGAATTTCCGCAACTCTACCCTGTTGTTTTAATAATCCTAGATTACGATTCATTTCATGAGTTATAGCATTAATCTGACTTTGACAATGTTCAATAGCCTTGTCCTGATAATATTTTGCTATCTGCAATCCAAAATTTCTGCTACCAGAATGAATTACTAGATACTTTATTCCTTGCGAATCAACACCACATTCACAAAAATGGTTGCCCCCGCCCAATGAACCCAAACTTAGAATATGCCTATTAAGATCAGAATTGGTCAATTTAGCAATTTCCTCTATTCTTTGCTCTACTTCTTGAGACATTTTTTGAGCCTTATTGTTTACAGAAAAACCATGGGGAATATTGTTTCTAATAAAATTATCCATCTCCTCAAAATTAATTTCTATATCGCCTAAAGGAACAGTTAAAAGTCCACATCCAATATCTACGCCTATTAAATTAGGTACGATTTTACGACCTAAATCTGCCGTAAAGCCAATCACACATCCTGCACCTGCATGACAATCAGGCATGATTCTGATTTTACTTTCTTCAAACGCCCTCTGATTGCACAACTCTATAATTTGACTTATTGCCTCATTCCCGATATTATCTGTAAATACTGCTGCTTTATTATACTTTCCTTCTAAAACAATCATAGTTAATCCTCCTTTGTCAAATACCTGCTTATTATAATAAAACATTATAATAATATTAAAATATACTACATATTCATCTTAATTGCTTTCAACTTTATCATAACACATAGTTTAAAATTTAATAAAAGCCCCCTTTTATATTTAGGAGGCTTTTGTCGTGCAATATTTTTCATAAGTTTTAGTAATATATAACTTAATCTTTTCGGAGAATTCATAATTAGAAAGATATAATCTACTATAATTATTCTCAATAAAATTATTTTCCCATGGTGTTAAATTATATAGTTTTTTATTTTTATATATTATATTTAATTTGTCTTTTTCATCCAAAGAATTATTATAATGAATAACTTGAGTACTGATTTTAAGTTCCTCTAAGACTTTATTTGCGTTCTTTTTATAAAGTTTTTTAAGATTATTAAAACACTTTGATTCAATTTCATTAATAATGAACTGAACTTTCGGAGATAGGCTTTTTTTATTTTTAACTGCCGTCAAAAACTGTAATTTACAAAAGTTTCTCTCCCATTCTCCAATCAAGTTATTATAGTGTGTATCTAATAAATAGATATTTGTAAGTTTTTCCTTCACCTGTTCTTCTGATAAATGAATCTCTCTATTTTCTTCTTTAAAATCTTTTACTACATTACTTGCTATTTTAAATCTATGCTCCTTACAAAGACCAACTTCTTTTATCTTTACGATATGTTCTGTTGTAGGATATCCTTTGTGTTGCTTAAAGTTATATTGAGGATATAATCTATCTATTTCTCTCAATTTTTGATCACAGTAATCCTTGGCTATTATAGATGCAGCAGATACACAATCATGTTTAGCATCAGCAGATACCTCTGTAATATGAGTAACCTTTGGAATTCTTTCAATCCAATCCATCTTTTGATTTCCATCTAATATAATTGTTATTTCAGGAATATAGTTCACTTTAAATTTACTTTGTCTACTTCTTGTAATGTGCTTTGCTAACCTATTCCAAAGTTTCCTCATAGATTTACTAACGCCATGCTTATCTACTTCTTCAGCAGAAATTTCTTTAATCTTGAAATACATGGCCTTTTCCTTAATTTGTTTTGCTAATTCTATAATTTCATTATCAGATAAGTTTTTGCTATCAATTGGTAATCTATCTATTCCATGATTTTCTGGAAGTACAACAAGTGCAGCCACCATTGGACCCGCAATTGATGAAACCCCCACCTCATCAATACCTACTTTAAAATTCATATTAATACCCCCTATAGTTATTATATAATGAGAAATTATACAAGTCTTACTGCTGCAAATCAAATAAAATGTTTAATGCATTAATCAAGAAAAACTAAAAGACCCTAGATTAACTAAGGTCTTAGTCTTATTATGCTACTTGTAAAGAATATATAAAATCATCAAAACTTCTTCCCTTCTGTGCTAGGGCCAAGAATTCATTTTGTATTCTGAAAGGAACCTGTTTCTTGTCAAGTACCTCAAAATCAAATTTGATTATATCCCTAACTACTCTTTCTTCATATTCATCCGGTCTACAAAACACTAAGATCTTTTGAAAAAACCATAAGTTATATAAAGTCCTTTGAATTTCATCCGTTAAAATAAAACCATGTAATAATCTTGTTTTCATACGCCCATCTCCTTACACACATTTTTATTTATCATCATTTCTTTTTTCTTCTCTTTTAAAGCCTTTTTCATAACTGCAATGATATCATTAGATTCAACATCTGCATTTAAGTTTACAAAGTCTGATAATCCCTCAATAATATACTTTTTGACATTTCCTGCTCTACTAAAAACAAAGCATTACTTAACTGTTGAAACGCTTTTCTTTGGTGATCATTAAACTGTCTCAAGTGAAGTACCTCCTAAGTATTGATTAAATCCATAAATATGTACTTGATATACAATACAAAATGACTTCCAAATAAATCAAGAATACTTACCAATACTTTATTCTCAATCACCCTATTAGTTTTTTAATATCATTATAAGAGTAAAAACACCATCCCTTTGAATTTTTTGTGTTTTTAACATAACACCATTTCTGTTTTGAAAATTTAGGTATAATAAAATAAGACGCTCTGTTGTAGAGCGTCCTTAACATATTACTTTAACTTAATCGACTATACATGATATTCAATAAGTCTATATAATTTTTTAATTCTCCTTTTGTTAATTCAAGTCCTATTGAAGAACTTGGACTGCCTGATTGAGTAATATTTGTTAAATACAATGTATTATCCTCTTTATTTATAGACAATCTATGCTTAACAAATCCACTATCGAATTCGATTTTATCTATTTCCATTTTCAGCCCTTCTTTCATCAATGAACTACTTTATTTCTTTATTGTTTTATTGTTTTCATCAACCTTTTTCAAAAAACCACATTCGCAACTTATAATAATTATCTCATTCTCTAAAGAAACCTTTAACTTAGTATCCTTGTAACTACTTTTGCAATTAGGACACTTTTTATATTTGTTGACTACACTAGTAAAAGCCTTTCCATTCATTTTTCGTTTCTCCTCCTTCACCAGTTCAACAATTCAATCTTATATTAATTTGGCTACAACTTCTCCTATCCCATGGATATAGTCGCAACAAGACATAATATTAGGAAATTCTATATATATTCTCACTTCTCGATCCTCAAATATGATGGCTTATGCAGTTTCAATACTACCATCCTGTTCACTATCCGTATAAACTGCTCTATTTTCTTCAATAACAAACCCATAATCCTTTAACCGCTCAAACTCAATATGTTCTTTAATTTTAAGCCTCTGATTTATTGCAGAGACCCCACGATTACTGTAGATGGTTTTTAGGTTGTTTTTCTACATCATACATAGTGATAAACTTTTTGATTTTTTGTACTTCCTCTGATGTATAATTGGATTCTAACTGTCTAGTATATTGAACGGTTGACGCTACATACAGATTATTATCTTCAAGAACTGTTACTAAATTCTCTATCCTTCCCAAGTGATGAAGTTCGTCACAGCAGATTAGAATAGGAACATCAACTTTTCCTACTTTTGAATGTAGATCAGCAAATATGTCGTTCAATAATTCATAAGCAAGTTTCATCTTTTGAGCGGATTCTGCCGAAAGACTCAAGTATACAGATTTTCCAGTTAAAAGAAGTGATGTTATATCAGAGAAGTTTGGTTTATCCTCATGTAATCCAAAGACATGTATATCGTCTCTATCTACTATTACATCTTCATATCTTCTTTCGATATTTATATATAATTTTCCGCCTTCCCACACCTTGTAAAGTGGAATTAGTACCTTTGACGTTTTGCCGCTGCGAAGACATCCTTTGATAAATGGGTTTTCAAAACCTAAGTCTCTAGTGATTTCTAAATCAGTTCGTAAGAACTCTTTTATCCCCTTAAAGTCATATATTTCTTTAACTTCTTGCTCTTTATATAATTTTATTTTCATCCTTTATACCTCCTCTATTGTTTTGTATTTCTAACATAACACATGATTTGATAAATCTTTGAAATAATTGAAATATAAAAGACAGCCCAATGGCTGCCTCTTGTTTAAGCACTCTTTTTAATAAACTCTCTGTATTCTGGTGTATCTGATATCTGCAAACTTTCATCCCAATCAAAATTTGTAGCGGTGATAAATGTTTTATTCATTTTCTTAAGTCCAATAGGAAAAAGTCCAATAGAATGATGTCCTACATTACCCCAATTTTTACTTTGACAAAAATCATTAATTTTAATCCCATCATATCCTTGCTCTTTAGCCCATTTAAATACTTTTAAATGATTATATTCTGGATCTGTCAAATCTCCTTCGGAACCATTTGCGTAATCATAAATTCTAAGTTCTTTTTCATTTCTTACGGTCAATATATAAAGTCTACCTTTCAACTTATAGTCAGCAGGTAGTACAGTTAATTTACCTTCTATATAACTGGTTTTAATAGGGTAAACTCCATCTTTCGCTTTGTATCCTAAATCTTTCTCAATAAAGGCTTTCAATTCTCCTTTAGTAAAATAACAACTTTCTTTATCTTTGAACCAAGACCATGAAGAAGGTCTATTGCTATCTACAGAATGAATTTCTGCCCTATATCCCATCATCTCCGCAATCACAATATTTGTATTTTCTGGAGTTACAGCATTATCTAAAAAATATTCTATTTCTGGAATATAAGAAATAATACCTGCCTCTGGAATATAGTTTTGTGCTACTGCTGAAGTATATGCTGTCCAAAAAACTCCGTCATAACCTCCACCTCTAAGTTCACCTTCTATCTTTTCACATGTACCATGGAATAAAGTAATTTCTTTAATAAGTAACTCCCTATTCATCTATATCTCTCCTTTTTTAGATTCCTATGTTTTTATACTTAAACCTATTAAAATGTGGGAGTATCTTATTAATTTTCAATCTCTACTTTCAAGTAAAATAAAAATCAGGGTAATCCCTAATTGCAAGTATTTTTATGCAATTAGCAAAGTCTCAGATATATATTTAGCATGATTTCAACTGCATCTAATGAATCTGTATCTAAATCATTCATTAACGATGTCTCCTCTGTGATATCTTCAGGTATAATACATAATTTCAATGAAATTTAGAACAAGGCCTTCCGTAGAAAGCCTTGTTCTTGTGTTTAATATTCATATAAACTTTTTTCAACTTCTCCATAAAAATTCACTAATTCCTGAATTTTCTTTAATTTATCTATTTCATTTATATCTTCTCTTAAAATATTTTTAATGTAAGATATTTCGATATAAGGTTCATAGTTATCATAAGAAAGACTTATTTCCTTATCTATTTCTTCTTTCCCTTCTTCAGCAGGTCTATACATTCTTAATTGATCAGGAACATCAGAACAATTAGCACTTTTCCTGTTAAATGAAATTCCAAGTTTTTTAAGTTGGCTTTCTAAATAATCAAACTTACCATATGACGCTTCATTATCAACAAAAGTAATTACTTTTTCATCAGTTTCTCTTTCAGACCAATCATACTCATTAATTAAGTTCCTTACTACTAAATCGCTATCATAAAGATTTTGTGGTATATATAATTCTCCTCTACTGTAATCTGCCATAATAAAAATACCTCCTTATAGTAATTGTGCATATATCATATAAAAGCATAAATCATAAAATCAAATAAAATTTGAAATAAAGTCAACTTGACAGGGGTTGTGTATTTTCTGTATAAATAAATATATTCTAAACTTAGGAGGTTTTTACATGAATAATGTAGGTGCTAGTGCTATTCAAGATATCAAAATAGAGCGTGAAAATGGAGTTTATTTTAATGTTGTAATGTCATCAGCAGCGGGACATTATTTAGGCTCTGTATCCTATGAGGATGGATATTTTTCGCCAAATAGTCGTGATACTGGTTATTATCCTTCGGCAGATGCAGTAATTGTTGATTTTCCAGATGCAATTACTTTAGATCAAGCATTTGAGTGTGCAAAGAAAGATGGTTATATTAAATAATTCTAAGACTACCTGTGTTTCAGGTAGTCTTTCGTTTGAAATAACAATCCTTGCCCTTACTTAATTTCCAATACATAATAGCAATATAGTTTCATTTTTTCACTATTTTTCAGAGTTGAAAATTCTTTCATTTCCTGCATTAACTCCATAGATTCCATGCGTATCATAGTGCATATCTTCTCCAAATTTTCTTTTTCTTCTAATATTATTTCTTCTTTTAAATAGTAATTTAGAGCAAATAATAATACACTCAATTCAAAAGCGTGTATTTTAAGATTAAAAAAATCATTATCTTGCTTATCAAATACTTTTACTTTTTCATATAACAATTCATTAATAAAGTAGTCAGCCCAAGATACTTCTTTAAAATTTTTAATAAATTCTATTGTATAATATTTTCTAGAAGTTATCTTTAATGCTTTTATAATGGTTTCCTTTTCGTTTAATGTAAGAGGAATAACAATACAAGTTTTATCTAATAAAGTATCTTTAAACATAAAATGCCCCCTTTTGATATTTCCATTAATCAGTTTCTTTTAACATAACACATCTTTTAAATGTTTTATCTAAAAATAAAAAGAGACTTAATTTTAAGTCTCTTTTTTAAATCAATTATTTTCTGCAAAACACAAAGATCTATATAGGAATTCCTAGAGGAATATAATTTTTAAACCAATATTCTAGGATTATCAACATTAACAATTAAGCGATATCCATTTACATAATCATTTTCTCTTAGTGTATTTTCTCTATCCCACTATGAATAAACCCAATCATAACAGGTTTTGCCAAAACCATCAATTATTTGATTAGATAACGAATCTAAAAAATCATTCCATTCCTGTATAAAATAAATACTCTTACTATCAACTTTCATTCCAGACTTATCTTTTAGTGTCTGTGCAATCCTATTTGTTTCCTTACTTAAATTCTCATTATATTCTAAGATCCTAGTAAAACTTAATAAAATTTTCATGTAAATTCCTCCGTCACAATAAAATACATCTATTTTTATACAGAAAGAATTATGTATTTATTAATTAAAAATAGGCTTAGATGTCTATTAATTAATTTTTGTTTTTATCTCCTCTATAAATATATTTAGTTTATCTAAGTTATCAAGTTTTACGTATTCTTTGCTTTTAGCCTTGATATCTATTGTTTCACAAAGAATTATAGTCAATATATTTGTTAAGATTTTACTATCTGCATCTTTGCTTATATAAGGAGCGAAATAATATAATGCAAATAGCAAAACATTGACTTCTGTATAGTGAATCTCAACATCATATAAATCGAGTTCATCTTTCCCTATTTTTTGAAATTTATCTTTTAAAAGTTCAGAAATAATATAGTCGATACATAGAACATCCTTATTATGTTTATTAATACTTGTTTTGTAATGTGTATTAGATGTATAGTCTAAAGCCATAATTATTAATTCTTGCTCTCTTTTACTTATTGTCACCCAAATGGAAGAACTATTCTTCATTCTCCTACTCCTCCTCTTTAGAATATTAAATAATATATAAAATCCAGTGGCACTTTTATTATATCGAACTTATGTTCTATTGACAAGCGAAAAATGGAATATCACACCAAATAAATAATACCTGTTTGAAGTACACTAAAAAATAACTATTTAAAATTTGATATTAGCCTCTTTCTATGATAAAAGAATATATCTTTTGCAATATTGGAGGGAGGGATGATATGAGCATGATTTTTGTTATAGTAAGTATATGCATTATGTCAATAGTCACATTTACTATTATAAATTCTTATTTTAATAAGATAGAAACAAATATTAATTTGCAAGATATTTTGCAATCATTGTTCTTAGAAAGAAATTTAGATGTGAAATTATTAATTAAAGAAAAGACTAGACCTTATTATGACTGTGGATCAAAAGAAATGATGATATCTAAAGGAAACACAGTTAAAAACATTGCAGAGGGTTTTCACGAACTTGGCCATGCAATAGATGATCATAATACCAAAGACCAAGGACTTTATTCTAATTTATCATATCTTATTATGAAATACAGTATTACAATGGCTCTTATTCTATATTACATGCAACCTATGTTTGTAGAAAATAAACTACTTCCCTGCGTAGTTTTTGCTTTTTGTGGAATATCTATATTCTTTTTTAGTGTTTTATTAAAAGAAGAAATAGTGGCCACGAAGTATGCCCTAAAAATTTTAAGTGATACAAAAATATTAAATGGTCGATTATTTAGGAACACACAGACCTGCTTATATAACGCATTAACTACTTATATGGTATTACTTTTGATATCCATAATTATTACAGTATATCAATTAATATATGTATATGGATTGTTTAATTAATAGATGCAACTAAAAGTTATATTTTCTTTACTTGAAATAATAATTCAATTTACTTTATGATCAATTATAGTATTCTATGGTATTAAATCCTTTTGCTTTATTTAAAGATTTATATGATATAAGGAGGCTTTTCATTGTCAAATCAATGGTTTAATAATTATAAAACAAATAAATTTACACATCTTTTAAATGTCTTTAAAAACCCTATATATTCAATCCACAGTTCAATAGTAGTTTTATATACTCTTAATGTCTTAGATCTGATATTCACATATAATGGCCTTAAAAAGCAATATTTGATAGAGAGTAATCCTATAATGAACAGAATATATCAATATAACCCTTTTCTCTTTGTATTGTGTAAACTACTAGGTGTACTCTTATGTATTTATCCAATTAATCTCCTATATAAGAAGAAAAAATGGGTTGCAAACTCAGTCCTTGGATTAAATATAATTTATGTCTATATATTTATTCTGCATATATATATTCTTATATC
This Alkaliphilus sp. B6464 DNA region includes the following protein-coding sequences:
- a CDS encoding RtcB family protein, whose amino-acid sequence is MIVLEGKYNKAAVFTDNIGNEAISQIIELCNQRAFEESKIRIMPDCHAGAGCVIGFTADLGRKIVPNLIGVDIGCGLLTVPLGDIEINFEEMDNFIRNNIPHGFSVNNKAQKMSQEVEQRIEEIAKLTNSDLNRHILSLGSLGGGNHFCECGVDSQGIKYLVIHSGSRNFGLQIAKYYQDKAIEHCQSQINAITHEMNRNLGLLKQQGRVAEIQSTKEEYQKIMEVYKVPKNLSFLEGELAEQYKRDMEFAQKFAVENRISMAKRIVEFLGLDFDELESFTTIHNYISYEDNLIRKGAISAKKGEKVLIPINMRDGSILAVGKGNEEWNYSAPHGAGRLYSRGHSKELFSLEEYQETMKGIYSTSVNQSTIDEAPMAYKPIDEIIENTKETIDIIDIIRPLYNFKA
- a CDS encoding nucleoside 2-deoxyribosyltransferase, whose product is MKGYFASHFFNAAMFQWTEEIATLIEKETGLELYVPQRNKDINDKKNNDAEITDIKIADADLERLKESNVLICCIDGQSMDEGVMGEVGYFAALMDMQKDKPRTIIAIYTDMRQFGTGDNHLYRNLFITGVIRKRGSIVGGEPDKEDYKVTLIKEIKDFMIKYN
- a CDS encoding ribonuclease HII, producing the protein MNFKVGIDEVGVSSIAGPMVAALVVLPENHGIDRLPIDSKNLSDNEIIELAKQIKEKAMYFKIKEISAEEVDKHGVSKSMRKLWNRLAKHITRSRQSKFKVNYIPEITIILDGNQKMDWIERIPKVTHITEVSADAKHDCVSAASIIAKDYCDQKLREIDRLYPQYNFKQHKGYPTTEHIVKIKEVGLCKEHRFKIASNVVKDFKEENREIHLSEEQVKEKLTNIYLLDTHYNNLIGEWERNFCKLQFLTAVKNKKSLSPKVQFIINEIESKCFNNLKKLYKKNANKVLEELKISTQVIHYNNSLDEKDKLNIIYKNKKLYNLTPWENNFIENNYSRLYLSNYEFSEKIKLYITKTYEKYCTTKAS
- a CDS encoding zinc metallopeptidase, translating into MSMIFVIVSICIMSIVTFTIINSYFNKIETNINLQDILQSLFLERNLDVKLLIKEKTRPYYDCGSKEMMISKGNTVKNIAEGFHELGHAIDDHNTKDQGLYSNLSYLIMKYSITMALILYYMQPMFVENKLLPCVVFAFCGISIFFFSVLLKEEIVATKYALKILSDTKILNGRLFRNTQTCLYNALTTYMVLLLISIIITVYQLIYVYGLFN
- a CDS encoding DUF5658 family protein — encoded protein: MSNQWFNNYKTNKFTHLLNVFKNPIYSIHSSIVVLYTLNVLDLIFTYNGLKKQYLIESNPIMNRIYQYNPFLFVLCKLLGVLLCIYPINLLYKKKKWVANSVLGLNIIYVYIFILHIYILISI
- a CDS encoding DUF2695 domain-containing protein, which encodes MGMSKAKKASKARKREIRERIKTEQIQAKERRIMKAEINRRFNNGQKTFHIPEDNYAFNDRIEDKDFKILSELAWRMFFTKLAELSSKNFNKITEDPFALSEQCLQAMGYKRDKIELILETFKKYGGHDDMEVMLNVYTILYSNESNENHLEYI